The sequence CATTGTTAAACCCCTGGCGCGGGCTTGGGCAATTGCCACGTGAATTGTGGATCGTTTTTGCCACAACACTGATCAACCGAATGGGCATGATGGCCCTTCCGTTTCTTGTTTTGTATTTGACGCGTAGTCTTAATTTTTCTTCGGCGCAGGCGAGTTATATTTATGTAGGATACGGGGTTGGCGCTTTGGTCACGGCGCCGTTTGCAGGTAAATTATCGGACCTTGTCGGACATCGGCGGCTGATGTTGTTATCTTTGTTTATGACCGGCGCAGTGCTGTTGGCTTTTCCGCTCGCTTCGGATTTTTTTATTGTACTGATTGTAACGTTGATCTGGGCGGTGGTCAGCGAAGCGTATCGTCCATCGAGTTTAGCGGTGATCATGGATTTGAGTTTACCTGAACAAAGAAAAGCAGCGTACGCTTTACAACGGCTTGCGATCAATATCGGTATGAGTTTCGGCCCGGCCATCGGCGGGTTTTTGGTTTTAGTTTCCTATCCATTGCTATTTATTGTTAACGGTCTTACTACGCTGGTTTCCGGCATAGTTTTTCTCATACTGCCGTGGCGTGTTCAGGAACATCATACGGACGTTTCGGATAAAATTGATTTAAAAAGTCCACCAACGCCAAAACTCAACTCCTTCAAAGATCTGAAACTGATTTTCTTTCTTGCGGCGATGCTTCCGGTCGTTATTGTGTTTTTTCAGCACGCTTCTTCCATGTCCTTATTTTTGGTCAATGATCTTTTATTGCCGGAGTCAGCCTACGGGATACTTTTTACAATCAATACCGGCTTGATCATTTTAATCGAAGTAGCGATGAATATAGCGATGGCGCATTGGCCTTATCGGCGTGCGCTGACGTTGGGAACTTTTTTGATCGCCGCCGGGTTTGGCGCGATGGCATTTGCCAACGGGATGCCGGCCGTAGCGGTAACCGTTGTCATCTGGACGTTCGGCGAAATGATCGTTCTTCCGACCGCTGCGGCCTACATGGGCCATATCGCGCCGGCCTCGCGCCGCGGGGAATATATGGGATTATATCAAATGATGTTCGGGCTGGCGTTTATCATCGGCCCCTGGCTCGGTTTGCATTTGTATGAACATTTTAATGCGCAGGTTTTGTGGGCGGCGATGTTCGGGATCGGGATTTTGTCAACTTTGATGATGAGGCAATTGAGAGAGTGACGGTAACGTTTCAGGGTTTAAAGAAGTGGCTGTTAAGGAGCACGAACGGACAATTTGCCACAACGGCTGTTATAAAAATTAATGTTTGATATTTAACATCACCCGCTTTTGACGATCAATCTTTAAATTGCATTGCCCTTGCTTTTATAAATCAGACAATAATTTAACTTTTTTCTTTACCACTTTTTGCAAGAAGCCAAATAGTAAATGACCTCTCTCCAACAATACCCGGAGTTGCTACTAGCGCCAAAAATATTGAACTAAATACTTAGAAGCACGAAGCCCCCGCTTTTGCAAAACGGCTGTTACCTGCTGTCGTTCTATTCATTTCGGATTTTTTTAAGGTCTAATGGATTACTGTTCTTTATGAAAAATGAACAAGCAATAATCCAAATAATAAATGTCCCTTCAATAATACGTTGATACAGCCCTGCATATTCTGTCAATGGGTTAGATAACAATATTCCAATAAATAAAATACAATTTAGTCCGCAGAAAACTGCAATTTTTGATAAACCGAAATGTGTCTTCAATTGACGCAGACCAATACCAATGGCTATTATGCTAAGCGGAACAAAAATGTAAGTCAACAAGCCTGTCAAATTATGTATTAATTGGGATATGCTTGGGTCTATTAATTCTTTATTGCATCCTTTATCACAAGGAAATATTCCAACAATGATTGTTGCAAGTCCGTAAAATATCCCGAGCCCCCAAAAACCAATTTTTATTAAGTTAGATTTAGGAAATTCTCTGAGTCCAAGAAAAGCGAATATTGTTAATAGTAGTCCACTAGGAATA comes from bacterium and encodes:
- a CDS encoding MFS transporter codes for the protein MLNPWRGLGQLPRELWIVFATTLINRMGMMALPFLVLYLTRSLNFSSAQASYIYVGYGVGALVTAPFAGKLSDLVGHRRLMLLSLFMTGAVLLAFPLASDFFIVLIVTLIWAVVSEAYRPSSLAVIMDLSLPEQRKAAYALQRLAINIGMSFGPAIGGFLVLVSYPLLFIVNGLTTLVSGIVFLILPWRVQEHHTDVSDKIDLKSPPTPKLNSFKDLKLIFFLAAMLPVVIVFFQHASSMSLFLVNDLLLPESAYGILFTINTGLIILIEVAMNIAMAHWPYRRALTLGTFLIAAGFGAMAFANGMPAVAVTVVIWTFGEMIVLPTAAAYMGHIAPASRRGEYMGLYQMMFGLAFIIGPWLGLHLYEHFNAQVLWAAMFGIGILSTLMMRQLRE
- a CDS encoding DUF998 domain-containing protein, giving the protein MNGNTVFWIGILGVTLFSVASVIGGFQFDDYNPLSQYISETYAIDTPYGKALRYFGYIPSGLLLTIFAFLGLREFPKSNLIKIGFWGLGIFYGLATIIVGIFPCDKGCNKELIDPSISQLIHNLTGLLTYIFVPLSIIAIGIGLRQLKTHFGLSKIAVFCGLNCILFIGILLSNPLTEYAGLYQRIIEGTFIIWIIACSFFIKNSNPLDLKKIRNE